In Papaver somniferum cultivar HN1 chromosome 1, ASM357369v1, whole genome shotgun sequence, a genomic segment contains:
- the LOC113272758 gene encoding uncharacterized protein LOC113272758, with protein sequence MASSKKTSLPKGKETLQHFTHPHVLIKEVVATVYEGNSGFICSCCGMEGSGIMYYSKQCDYGIHEDCATCPEYLTTNFHPDHQLERIWEGLQEDESESSDDGQSRPCGVCGDEVKGFFYKCSSGAAEKSHDDDKDHYFCIHPSCSKLPFQIILKLQSVPVSPDAMCSICGDLVSSSPWSYISDPSGLNIHPQCVTLPNDNYQSEVVANVNALAVAMATSNMMARTNAKMLQQFNRSCPGI encoded by the coding sequence atggCCTCAAGTAAGAAGACTTCTTTACCTAAAGGAAAAGAAACTCTGCAACACTTTACCCATCCTCATGTCCTAATCAAGGAAGTTGTGGCAACAGTTTATGAGGGTAACAGCGGGTTTATATGTAGTTGCTGCGGCATGGAGGGTTCTGGTATTATGTACTACAGCAAGCAATGCGATTACGGTATCCATGAGGATTGTGCAACCTGCCCTGAGTATCTCACCACTAACTTTCACCCTGACCATCAATTAGAAAGGATATGGGAGGGACTCCAGGAAGAtgaatcagaatcatcagatgACGGTCAGTCGCGTCCGTGCGGTGTCTGTGGTGATGAAGTCAAAGGTTTTTTCTACAAATGCTCATCCGGTGCTGCTGAAAAGAGTCATGATGATGACAAGGACCATTACTTTTGCATCCACCCATCATGCTCCAAACTTCCATTTCAAATAATTCTTAAGCTTCAATCAGTTCCAGTTAGTCCTGATGCCATGTGTTCAATCTGTGGAGACCTTGTTTCTTCCTCTCCTTGGAGTTACATATCTGATCCGAGTGGTCTCAACATCCATCCCCAGTGTGTTACTCTTCCAAACGACAATTATCAATCTGAAGTGGTAGCAAATGTGAATGCATTGGCAGTTGCTATGGCCACTTCTAATATGATGGCTAGAACAAATGCGAAAATGCTCCAACAATTTAATCGATCATGTCCAGGGATCTAA